A genomic segment from Peribacillus sp. ACCC06369 encodes:
- the addB gene encoding helicase-exonuclease AddAB subunit AddB codes for MSLRFLLGRSGAGKTSHILDEIRSKLAEDPEGNPIIYLVPDQMTFLSEYKLIKTPGLAGMIRTQVFSFSRLAWRVLQETGGMSRLHLDSVGVNMLIRKIMDDKKEDLKMFRRSADKQGFIAQMELMLAEFKQYCIQPDDIQNYLAETSPSGSGIQDKLHDLELVYQAFEDEMVDKYLDSEDYFTLLIEKMSESSYIRNADIYIDGFYSLTPQELLIVEEMMKLCRSVTISLTLDQPYRQYAPDDLQLFRQTGNLYHHLYQAGLRNGIPITEDRILKGTERFGKSPGLNHLETYFAIRPARTFEHSPDVTIAQAVNRRAEIEGVARDILSLVRQKQHRFRDIAILVRNGEAYADILQTVFRDYQIPLFVDSKRTMLNHPLIELIRSTLEIINGYWRYEPVFRAIKTELLFPLQKNHDRMREQVDKLENYVLARGIKGSRWTSKDRWTYRRFRGLELEDRNQTDKEMKLEQELNEMKQLFTEPILKLSKRVKKAANGRELCEALYLYLEELHVPEKLEKLKLEAEESGDLVSAREHEQTWNAVVDLLDQFVELLSGEELSMKQFASIIEAGLESLEFSLVPPAIDQVLVANLDLSRLDDVKTAFVIGLNEGVLPGKALSDGIFSDSDREMLLAGGLDVAPSSKVRLLDEEFTAYKAFTTPAEALYLSYPLADEEGKALLPSSYLKRVRDVLPNVSDVYYMNDPSDLSAEEQVKYAANYDVALSYLAAQLQLKKRNYPIHSLWWDVYNSIMEDEMVGPSATKVLSSLFYQNRTKKLSEETSKQLYGESILTSVSRMEMFNSCPFSHYAAHGLKLRERQIFRLDAPDIGEMFHGALKMISDYLKEHEIPWSTLTKEQCLELARIAVERLAPKLQNQILLSTNRHHYLRRKLEHVIGRASIVLSEHAKVSGFAPIGLELGFGKNGELPPLSFTLKNGTKMELIGRIDRVDKAEEGEGVYLRVLDYKSSEKELNMSEVYYGLALQMLTYLDIVVTHSKSLIGKEAIPAGVLYFHVHNPVVKSKGMLSLDKIEEEIYKSFKMNGLVLDHSNVIQMMDNSLDIENSGKSDIIPAGFKKDGSLLAASKVASREEFSLLNHHVRRVYQEAGDRMVDGDVDITPYKLKEKTPCTFCSFKSVCQFDQSLEENQFRNLAQKKQNDVLELLRGEEESDE; via the coding sequence AATGAGCCGGCTACATTTGGACAGCGTTGGCGTTAATATGTTGATACGGAAGATCATGGATGATAAAAAGGAAGATTTAAAGATGTTTCGCCGCTCTGCTGATAAGCAGGGGTTCATTGCACAGATGGAACTAATGCTGGCTGAGTTCAAGCAGTATTGCATCCAACCTGATGACATTCAAAATTATTTGGCCGAAACATCACCGTCCGGCAGCGGCATTCAGGATAAACTGCATGACCTTGAATTGGTCTATCAGGCTTTTGAGGATGAAATGGTTGACAAATATTTAGATTCCGAAGACTATTTCACTTTGCTTATCGAGAAAATGTCAGAGTCTTCATATATAAGGAATGCGGATATATATATCGATGGTTTTTATAGCTTGACGCCACAGGAATTATTGATTGTGGAAGAAATGATGAAGCTGTGCAGGAGTGTAACGATCTCGCTGACGTTAGATCAGCCCTACAGGCAATATGCTCCTGATGATTTGCAATTGTTCAGGCAAACGGGGAATCTGTATCATCACCTTTATCAGGCTGGATTGAGGAACGGTATACCAATTACAGAAGATCGAATCTTAAAAGGGACTGAGAGGTTCGGAAAGAGTCCGGGGCTGAATCATCTGGAAACTTATTTTGCCATTCGTCCTGCACGGACGTTTGAGCATTCACCTGATGTAACGATTGCCCAGGCAGTTAACCGCAGGGCTGAGATTGAAGGAGTTGCCCGGGACATCTTGTCGCTGGTCAGACAAAAACAGCACCGTTTCCGTGATATTGCGATTTTAGTCCGTAATGGAGAAGCATACGCAGATATCTTACAAACCGTGTTTAGGGATTATCAAATTCCATTGTTCGTCGATTCCAAACGGACCATGCTGAATCATCCCCTGATTGAACTGATTCGTTCCACCTTGGAGATCATCAATGGCTATTGGCGTTATGAGCCGGTATTTCGTGCAATCAAGACGGAGCTTCTATTTCCTCTGCAAAAAAATCACGATAGGATGCGCGAACAGGTAGATAAGCTGGAAAACTATGTGCTCGCCCGTGGAATTAAAGGAAGCAGGTGGACGTCCAAAGATCGTTGGACCTACCGGCGCTTCCGCGGACTGGAACTCGAGGACCGGAACCAAACGGATAAGGAAATGAAGCTTGAGCAAGAGTTGAATGAGATGAAGCAATTATTTACCGAGCCCATCTTGAAGCTCTCAAAACGGGTTAAGAAGGCTGCTAATGGCAGGGAATTGTGTGAAGCCCTTTATCTATATCTTGAAGAATTGCATGTACCGGAAAAATTGGAAAAGCTTAAACTAGAGGCAGAAGAATCAGGTGATTTGGTATCGGCTAGAGAGCATGAGCAAACGTGGAACGCGGTTGTCGACCTATTGGACCAATTCGTTGAACTGCTGAGCGGGGAAGAGCTGTCCATGAAACAGTTTGCGTCAATCATTGAAGCTGGCCTGGAATCTCTTGAATTTTCTTTGGTACCGCCTGCAATTGACCAAGTCCTAGTCGCTAATCTGGATTTATCCCGCCTCGATGATGTGAAGACAGCTTTTGTTATCGGCTTGAATGAAGGGGTTTTGCCAGGGAAAGCTTTATCTGACGGGATATTTTCAGATAGTGATCGTGAAATGCTGCTGGCTGGTGGGCTTGATGTTGCTCCAAGTTCAAAAGTGCGCCTCCTTGATGAGGAGTTTACAGCGTATAAAGCTTTTACTACACCTGCTGAGGCCCTTTATCTATCATATCCGCTTGCCGACGAGGAAGGAAAGGCACTTTTACCCTCATCCTATTTGAAACGGGTAAGGGACGTATTGCCTAACGTTTCAGATGTATATTATATGAACGATCCATCCGATCTTTCTGCCGAGGAACAGGTGAAATATGCGGCGAATTATGATGTGGCACTATCATATCTGGCTGCCCAATTGCAACTGAAAAAAAGGAACTATCCAATCCATTCACTATGGTGGGATGTATATAATTCCATTATGGAGGATGAAATGGTCGGTCCGTCGGCAACCAAGGTTTTATCGAGCCTTTTTTATCAAAATAGAACGAAGAAATTATCTGAGGAAACTAGTAAGCAATTATATGGTGAGAGCATTCTTACGAGTGTATCCCGGATGGAAATGTTTAATAGCTGCCCGTTTTCCCATTATGCCGCCCATGGCTTGAAATTGAGGGAAAGGCAAATTTTCCGTTTGGATGCACCGGATATTGGCGAGATGTTTCATGGAGCATTGAAAATGATTTCCGATTACTTAAAGGAACATGAAATTCCTTGGTCTACATTGACAAAGGAACAATGCTTGGAGTTAGCTAGAATTGCTGTGGAGAGACTTGCTCCCAAACTTCAAAATCAGATTTTGTTAAGTACGAACCGCCATCACTATTTACGCAGGAAACTGGAACACGTGATTGGACGGGCCTCAATCGTATTAAGTGAACATGCAAAGGTGAGCGGTTTTGCTCCAATTGGATTAGAACTCGGATTCGGGAAAAATGGAGAGCTGCCGCCACTTTCATTCACATTAAAAAACGGTACGAAGATGGAATTGATCGGGAGAATCGACCGTGTGGATAAAGCGGAAGAAGGTGAGGGTGTCTATTTGCGTGTGCTCGATTATAAGTCGAGTGAAAAGGAACTGAACATGAGTGAAGTATATTATGGACTCGCGCTGCAAATGTTGACATACCTTGATATCGTCGTCACCCATTCCAAATCGCTTATAGGCAAGGAAGCCATTCCAGCCGGCGTTTTGTATTTTCATGTGCATAATCCAGTTGTCAAATCAAAGGGAATGCTCAGTTTGGATAAAATTGAAGAAGAAATTTATAAAAGTTTTAAAATGAATGGACTTGTTCTAGATCATTCAAATGTCATTCAAATGATGGATAATTCGCTTGATATTGAAAATTCGGGTAAGTCGGATATCATTCCAGCTGGATTTAAAAAGGATGGATCCCTCCTGGCGGCTTCCAAAGTTGCCAGCAGGGAAGAGTTTTCGCTTCTGAATCACCATGTGCGCCGCGTTTACCAGGAGGCTGGCGATCGAATGGTCGATGGTGATGTGGATATAACGCCATATAAATTAAAGGAAAAAACCCCGTGTACATTCTGTTCCTTTAAATCCGTATGCCAATTCGACCAGTCACTGGAGGAGAATCAATTTAGGAATTTAGCACAGAAGAAACAAAATGATGTTCTTGAGCTATTAAGGGGGGAGGAGGAGAGCGATGAGTAA
- the addA gene encoding helicase-exonuclease AddAB subunit AddA: protein MSKTKIPALPGGVTWTEDQWKAIWAKDQDILVAAAAGSGKTAVLVNRIIQKVISEEDPIDVDELLVVTFTNASAAEMRHRVSEALERAINDNPHSQHLRKQLSLINRASISTLHSFCLEVIRKYYYLTEIDPGFRIADSTEVQLLRDEVMEELFEEQYGQSDNDEFFNLVDAFTSDRNDDALQNIVRSLYDFSQSNPDPDRWLNDAASMYELADDDGIDDLSFIDSLKFDIGLQLDTARDLLERSLALTKVPGGPAPRAENYLADLALVAKLSEVKDQSWNALYEEIQNVKFGTAKRLTGADFIKEVADEATKYRDKAKKIIKLLQEELFSRQPESYLRDIRELKGYVDTLVTLVKRFDERFFAAKAEKNLVDFADLEHYCLRILTGETVDGERKPSAAAVEYRNQFKEVLVDEYQDTNLVQESILKLVTADGEYNGNLFMVGDVKQSIYRFRLAEPNLFLGKYTRFTHDGVESGLKIDLNRNFRSRKEVLDGTNFLFQQLMGITVGEIDYDEDAQLKKGAPYPEDDPNPIELLLIDGTADPEAQSEEGSDGGFEAEELEKAQLEARQMAKLIKKAISEKHRIYDTKTKQYRSATYRDMVILLRSMPWAPQIMEEFKKQGIPVYANLSTGYFEATEVAIMISLLKVIDNPQQDIPLASVLRSPIVGLDEEEMSQVRLFHTGSYYEALADFYRKSDPEEHPGLYEKASAFYKKLVKWRKLARQEALSDLIWLLYRETQFYDFAGGMPGGKQRQANLRALYDRARQYEASSFRGLFRFLRFIERMQERGDDLGAARALGEQEDVVRLMTIHSSKGLEFPIVFIAGLSKQFNMMDLRKPYLLDKDYGFAAKYVNSELRITYPSLPQLAFKKKKQLELIAEEMRVLYVALTRAKEKLYLIASINDAEKTQQNWASNAAHGDWLLKDYVRAGAKSYLDWIGPSLVRHRDSLGAAGQGLEMESHPSNWSISVIPSEELAVLDEEEALVQEQILDHVQKSEKVGIVSEFYDDIKEQLEWEYPEHEATVYRSKQSVSELKRQYELKDEQSSTELLRKFKRPITKRPTFMQEKSLTPAERGTITHLVMQHIDLSKEITIQTIQELMVDLIQRELLTEEQKAAVDPETIVDFFDTEIGQRMQRAESIRREVPFTMSLPAKEAYSDWAAGDEEILIQGVIDCIFEDEQGLVLLDYKTDTITGRFTNGYEGAKEILADRYRMQLQLYTRAVEGIMNKKVTSRYLFFFDGSHLLEV from the coding sequence ATGAGTAAAACGAAAATTCCTGCTTTACCAGGGGGCGTGACCTGGACGGAAGATCAATGGAAGGCGATATGGGCTAAAGATCAGGATATTCTGGTTGCGGCCGCTGCAGGTTCAGGGAAAACGGCGGTACTGGTCAATCGGATCATTCAAAAAGTCATTTCGGAAGAAGATCCAATCGATGTTGATGAACTTCTTGTCGTTACTTTCACCAATGCTTCGGCTGCCGAGATGCGCCATAGGGTAAGTGAGGCATTAGAAAGAGCGATCAATGATAATCCGCATTCACAGCATTTGCGCAAGCAGTTGAGCTTGATAAATCGCGCTTCAATTTCCACACTTCATTCCTTTTGTTTAGAGGTGATCAGGAAGTATTATTATCTGACGGAAATCGATCCGGGCTTCCGGATTGCAGATTCTACAGAGGTCCAGTTACTCCGTGATGAAGTGATGGAAGAACTTTTCGAGGAGCAGTATGGTCAAAGTGATAATGATGAGTTCTTTAATTTGGTTGATGCTTTCACAAGCGATCGAAACGATGATGCACTTCAGAATATAGTTCGATCACTGTATGATTTTTCGCAATCGAATCCTGATCCGGACCGATGGCTCAATGATGCAGCCAGCATGTATGAGTTGGCTGATGATGATGGGATTGATGATCTTTCGTTTATCGATTCATTGAAATTCGATATTGGTTTACAATTGGACACTGCCAGGGATCTATTGGAACGGTCGCTTGCGTTGACAAAAGTCCCTGGGGGGCCTGCACCAAGGGCTGAGAACTATTTAGCCGACCTTGCCCTGGTTGCTAAACTTTCGGAAGTGAAAGACCAATCCTGGAATGCACTTTATGAAGAAATCCAAAACGTGAAATTTGGAACGGCTAAACGCCTTACTGGTGCCGATTTTATCAAAGAAGTAGCGGATGAGGCTACCAAGTATCGTGATAAGGCGAAAAAAATCATCAAATTGTTACAGGAAGAGTTATTTTCCCGTCAACCGGAAAGCTACCTGCGTGATATAAGGGAACTCAAGGGTTATGTCGATACACTTGTAACGCTTGTTAAACGGTTTGACGAAAGATTCTTCGCTGCAAAAGCAGAAAAGAACTTAGTGGATTTCGCTGATTTGGAACATTATTGTCTTCGGATTTTGACAGGGGAAACTGTGGATGGTGAACGAAAACCTTCAGCCGCTGCCGTCGAATACAGGAACCAGTTCAAAGAAGTACTCGTAGATGAGTATCAGGATACGAACCTTGTTCAGGAATCCATTTTAAAACTGGTGACAGCTGACGGCGAATATAATGGGAATCTTTTTATGGTAGGCGATGTCAAGCAGTCCATTTACCGGTTCAGGCTTGCGGAACCGAATCTTTTCCTTGGAAAGTACACACGTTTCACCCATGATGGTGTTGAATCCGGACTGAAAATTGATTTAAACCGTAATTTCCGGAGCCGAAAGGAAGTTCTCGATGGGACGAACTTCTTGTTTCAACAATTGATGGGCATTACAGTCGGTGAGATTGATTATGATGAAGATGCCCAATTGAAAAAAGGTGCCCCATATCCCGAAGACGATCCAAACCCAATCGAGCTCCTTTTAATTGATGGAACAGCCGATCCAGAAGCTCAATCGGAAGAAGGGTCGGATGGCGGGTTTGAGGCCGAGGAACTTGAAAAAGCGCAGCTCGAAGCAAGACAAATGGCCAAGCTCATTAAGAAGGCTATAAGCGAAAAGCATCGGATATATGATACGAAAACCAAACAGTACCGATCTGCCACTTATCGGGACATGGTCATCCTTCTCCGTTCGATGCCATGGGCACCGCAAATCATGGAGGAATTTAAAAAGCAGGGGATTCCAGTCTATGCCAATTTGTCGACAGGGTATTTTGAAGCGACCGAAGTGGCCATCATGATTTCTTTATTGAAGGTGATTGATAATCCGCAACAGGATATCCCATTGGCTTCCGTTCTTCGTTCACCTATCGTCGGGTTGGATGAAGAAGAAATGTCACAGGTGCGTTTATTCCATACAGGGAGCTACTATGAAGCACTAGCTGATTTTTACAGAAAGAGTGACCCCGAAGAACATCCGGGACTTTATGAAAAAGCCTCAGCTTTTTATAAAAAACTAGTGAAGTGGAGGAAGCTTGCCAGGCAGGAGGCATTATCAGATTTGATCTGGCTTCTATATCGCGAAACGCAGTTCTATGATTTTGCAGGAGGGATGCCGGGTGGCAAACAGCGTCAGGCCAATTTAAGAGCGTTGTATGACAGGGCAAGGCAATATGAAGCAAGTTCGTTTCGCGGTCTGTTCCGTTTCTTGCGTTTCATAGAAAGGATGCAAGAACGTGGAGATGATTTAGGGGCCGCTCGGGCTTTAGGGGAACAGGAGGATGTAGTCCGCCTGATGACGATTCACTCGTCAAAGGGTCTTGAGTTCCCGATCGTGTTTATTGCCGGTCTTTCCAAGCAATTCAATATGATGGATTTACGCAAGCCGTATTTACTGGATAAGGATTATGGCTTTGCGGCAAAGTATGTGAATTCCGAATTACGGATTACATATCCATCCCTTCCTCAATTGGCTTTTAAGAAAAAAAAGCAGCTTGAATTGATTGCCGAGGAGATGCGTGTCCTCTACGTGGCGCTTACAAGAGCTAAGGAAAAGCTATATTTAATTGCCAGTATCAATGATGCAGAAAAAACGCAGCAGAACTGGGCAAGTAATGCGGCACATGGAGATTGGCTTTTAAAGGACTATGTACGGGCAGGTGCAAAAAGCTATCTTGATTGGATTGGTCCATCCCTTGTCCGACATCGGGATTCTCTTGGTGCTGCTGGCCAAGGCTTGGAAATGGAGTCGCATCCATCGAATTGGTCCATTTCCGTCATTCCAAGTGAAGAGCTTGCTGTTCTGGATGAGGAAGAGGCACTAGTTCAGGAACAAATACTTGATCATGTCCAGAAATCGGAGAAGGTCGGTATCGTTTCCGAGTTTTATGATGATATCAAAGAACAGCTCGAATGGGAGTACCCCGAGCATGAGGCGACGGTGTATCGTTCCAAGCAATCCGTTTCTGAACTAAAACGTCAATATGAACTTAAGGACGAGCAAAGCTCCACAGAGTTATTGCGTAAATTTAAGCGCCCCATCACGAAGCGGCCGACTTTCATGCAAGAAAAGTCACTTACTCCTGCTGAAAGGGGTACGATTACACATTTAGTCATGCAGCATATTGATCTATCTAAAGAGATTACCATTCAAACGATTCAGGAACTGATGGTTGACTTGATTCAGCGTGAGTTGTTGACAGAGGAACAGAAAGCAGCTGTGGATCCTGAGACGATCGTCGATTTCTTTGACACTGAAATCGGCCAAAGAATGCAGAGGGCCGAGAGCATTCGCCGTGAAGTGCCATTTACGATGTCGTTGCCTGCAAAGGAAGCTTACAGCGATTGGGCAGCTGGAGATGAAGAGATCCTTATCCAAGGTGTGATTGATTGTATCTTTGAAGATGAACAAGGTCTTGTGCTTCTGGATTATAAAACGGATACGATTACCGGCCGTTTTACTAACGGGTATGAAGGGGCTAAAGAGATTCTTGCCGATCGATACCGTATGCAGCTACAGCTTTATACGAGGGCTGTTGAAGGGATAATGAATAAGAAAGTAACCAGCCGTTACTTGTTTTTCTTTGACGGATCGCATTTATTGGAAGTATAA
- the trpB gene encoding tryptophan synthase subunit beta: MTSEIKSKGYFGEFGGSFVPGELQEVMDILETEFLKYKDDPEFIEEFQYYLKEYVGRENPLTHAQNLTKKIGGAKIYLKREDLNHTGAHKINNAIGQILLAKRMGANRIIAETGAGQHGVATATACAMFGLECVIYMGKLDTERQALNVFRMELLGAKVVAVEKGQGRLKDAVDEALNDLVQNYENTFYLLGSAVGPHPYPTIVKHFQSIISEESKRQILEKEGKLPTAIIACAGGGSNAIGAFAHYIDEENVRLIGVEPIEAPSISQGVPAVLHGFKSLTLVDEHGQPKPTFSIAAGLDYPSVGPEHSFLKDSGRAEYVTVKGEEALEAFQVLSKTEGIIPALESSHALAYAMKLAKELTRDDILIVNLSGRGDKDVEQVFNMIEK, encoded by the coding sequence ATGACGAGTGAGATCAAGAGCAAGGGATATTTTGGTGAGTTCGGTGGAAGCTTTGTACCGGGAGAACTTCAGGAAGTAATGGATATTTTAGAAACGGAATTCTTGAAATATAAGGATGACCCGGAATTCATTGAGGAGTTTCAATACTATCTGAAAGAATATGTCGGACGTGAAAATCCGTTAACCCATGCACAGAATTTAACGAAAAAGATTGGCGGGGCAAAAATATATTTGAAGCGTGAAGATCTGAATCATACAGGTGCTCACAAAATTAATAATGCGATCGGACAAATCTTGCTCGCTAAACGGATGGGTGCTAACCGCATCATCGCAGAAACTGGCGCTGGACAGCATGGTGTAGCAACTGCGACGGCATGTGCGATGTTTGGCTTGGAGTGTGTAATCTATATGGGTAAGCTGGATACGGAGAGGCAGGCATTGAATGTCTTTCGGATGGAATTGTTGGGGGCAAAAGTTGTAGCGGTCGAAAAGGGACAGGGTCGATTAAAGGATGCAGTTGATGAGGCATTGAATGATTTGGTGCAAAACTATGAAAATACTTTTTACTTGCTTGGTTCAGCAGTGGGACCACACCCCTATCCAACGATCGTTAAGCATTTCCAATCAATCATAAGTGAAGAATCAAAGCGCCAGATCCTTGAAAAGGAAGGAAAACTGCCAACTGCCATCATTGCTTGTGCAGGAGGGGGAAGTAATGCGATTGGAGCTTTTGCTCATTATATCGATGAAGAAAATGTCCGTTTAATTGGTGTAGAGCCAATTGAAGCCCCAAGTATTTCGCAAGGGGTACCGGCGGTATTGCACGGATTCAAAAGTTTGACGTTAGTGGACGAACATGGGCAGCCAAAACCGACATTTTCCATAGCAGCCGGCTTGGATTACCCTAGTGTGGGACCCGAGCATAGTTTTTTGAAAGATAGCGGGCGTGCGGAGTATGTGACGGTAAAAGGGGAAGAAGCTCTTGAGGCCTTCCAGGTATTATCCAAAACAGAGGGGATCATTCCAGCTCTCGAAAGCTCACATGCTTTAGCTTACGCCATGAAGCTGGCAAAAGAGTTAACAAGAGATGATATACTGATCGTTAATTTATCAGGCAGGGGTGACAAGGATGTCGAGCAAGTATTTAACATGATAGAAAAATAG
- a CDS encoding spore germination protein produces MPAIIGPVQIFNVAQGNLLFGDCAVISPKSSSKSVFGSGSGNTAAITFTANGLNGSNVLDVNGVDQPITGNN; encoded by the coding sequence ATGCCCGCTATTATCGGCCCAGTTCAAATATTTAATGTCGCGCAAGGAAACCTGTTATTCGGTGATTGCGCCGTCATTTCCCCTAAGTCTTCCTCCAAATCCGTTTTCGGATCCGGTTCAGGAAACACAGCTGCAATCACCTTCACGGCTAATGGTCTGAACGGTAGCAATGTCCTAGATGTCAATGGGGTCGACCAGCCCATTACAGGGAATAATTAG
- a CDS encoding spore germination protein GerPE → MFSRISKVKSILSDTVSFSSTLQIGDTSYIDGNSLALAIQKKSETFGSVDVHFEDYDIFKKPFYIPRLNEPVISRFSNPNPFIRVGNINIIGISSSSVVGVGNVGHARMESRVKHIREVPKKIEETPIEDSDNS, encoded by the coding sequence ATGTTTTCTAGAATATCAAAAGTAAAATCTATATTATCCGACACGGTATCATTCAGCTCCACTCTGCAAATCGGGGATACTTCATATATTGACGGAAATTCCCTGGCTTTAGCGATTCAAAAGAAAAGTGAAACTTTCGGTTCAGTCGATGTTCATTTCGAAGACTATGACATTTTTAAGAAACCTTTTTATATCCCGAGATTGAATGAACCCGTCATATCAAGATTTTCAAATCCGAATCCCTTCATACGGGTCGGCAATATCAATATAATCGGGATATCATCCTCATCTGTGGTTGGTGTCGGAAACGTAGGCCATGCACGTATGGAATCAAGAGTGAAACATATTCGGGAGGTTCCTAAAAAAATCGAAGAGACACCAATTGAGGATTCAGACAACAGTTAA
- a CDS encoding spore gernimation protein GerPD, which yields MEFNVTNHQLCVGDIKITGVASSALFLIGDVQTVQLSSAFDTPPESLIIGPFVPLSPRG from the coding sequence ATGGAGTTTAATGTAACCAATCACCAGCTTTGTGTAGGTGATATTAAAATTACCGGTGTAGCAAGCTCTGCTTTATTTCTCATAGGGGATGTACAAACGGTCCAACTTTCTTCCGCATTCGATACCCCGCCGGAATCCCTTATCATCGGACCATTCGTGCCGCTTTCTCCAAGAGGATAA
- the gerPC gene encoding spore germination protein GerPC encodes MNQDLYSYSIQMQRFLEAQDKRIMKLEHELKRLTDELADLKNKPPIHVDKIEYKFDQLKVESLDGTLNIGLNPNDLNNIDEFAVNNQPVQPAPNLFPGREIVVQEIHNDILSDLENMIHDAETQLKISLEPSYHDFIKQDVERQLHQRINMYFDNLSYAERAPQQRDNVKEKVREKVKSDIQTALLQFITHSQAETGGNPNGV; translated from the coding sequence GTGAATCAGGATTTATATTCGTATTCCATACAAATGCAGCGTTTCCTTGAAGCCCAGGATAAGCGGATCATGAAACTTGAACACGAACTCAAACGCCTGACAGATGAACTCGCCGATTTGAAAAATAAACCGCCAATCCATGTAGATAAAATTGAATATAAATTCGATCAGTTAAAAGTCGAATCTTTAGATGGAACGTTAAATATCGGTTTAAATCCCAATGACCTTAACAACATTGATGAATTTGCCGTCAACAACCAACCCGTTCAACCAGCACCAAACCTATTTCCAGGCAGGGAAATCGTCGTCCAGGAAATTCACAACGATATCCTTTCAGACTTGGAAAATATGATCCACGATGCGGAAACCCAGCTGAAAATATCATTGGAACCCTCTTATCATGACTTCATTAAACAGGACGTCGAACGCCAGCTTCATCAACGAATCAATATGTATTTCGATAATCTTTCTTACGCGGAACGTGCACCGCAGCAACGGGATAATGTCAAGGAAAAGGTCAGGGAGAAGGTAAAATCCGATATTCAAACTGCATTATTACAATTCATTACCCATTCACAAGCCGAGACAGGAGGAAATCCAAATGGAGTTTAA
- a CDS encoding spore germination protein GerPB, producing MIFNIHQTIQINMIKIESIANSSVFQIGSAGVIKPYSTLANTGGFTEPAPEIEADVVPLTSFVPFTAS from the coding sequence ATGATCTTCAATATTCACCAGACTATACAAATCAATATGATAAAAATTGAAAGCATCGCCAATTCATCCGTTTTTCAAATAGGAAGTGCCGGGGTGATTAAACCATATTCCACATTGGCCAATACCGGTGGATTCACTGAGCCTGCCCCTGAAATCGAAGCTGATGTAGTACCATTAACCAGTTTCGTCCCATTTACAGCTTCATAG
- a CDS encoding spore germination protein: MPAIVGVVQVINVGSSGIVHIGDVFKINPYSTSKTFAGAGSFNTGESISLYNAYSTTNTNDTDGVDQPMVLNL; this comes from the coding sequence TTGCCGGCCATCGTAGGAGTCGTTCAAGTCATCAACGTCGGTAGCAGTGGAATTGTCCATATTGGTGACGTCTTTAAAATTAATCCATATTCAACTTCAAAGACTTTTGCAGGTGCTGGCTCGTTTAATACAGGTGAATCCATATCCCTTTATAATGCCTATAGCACCACAAATACCAATGATACAGATGGTGTTGATCAGCCAATGGTCTTAAATCTCTAA